From a single Drosophila sulfurigaster albostrigata strain 15112-1811.04 chromosome 3, ASM2355843v2, whole genome shotgun sequence genomic region:
- the LOC133842310 gene encoding endocuticle structural glycoprotein ABD-5: MFKLCLSVFVLCIASALAAPVDYAPPVAILDSINEKNQDGSYHFFYQSEDGTHREETAVVVDAGTENEHLEISGNYSYYDADGKEVVVNYKANDHGFVPEGGSISKEISLAAKQASEAQYVPETDYQKPPKF, from the exons atgttCAAGCTC TGCCTTAGTGTCTTTGTCCTGTGCATCGCCAGCGCTCTGGCCGCACCCGTTGATTACGCGCCTCCTGTGGCCATTTTGGATTCGATCAATGAGAAGAATCAGGATGGTTCGTATCACTTCTTCTACCAGAGCGAGGATGGCACACATCGTGAGGAGACCGCTGTGGTAGTCGATGCCGGCACCGAGAACGAACATCTCGAGATCAGCGGCAACTATTCGTACTACGATGCCGATGGCAAGGAGGTCGTTGTCAACTACAAGGCCAACGATCATGGCTTTGTGCCCGAGGGCGGCAGCATCTCCAAGGAAATCTCACTGGCCGCCAAGCAGGCCAGCGAGGCGCAATATGTGCCCGAGACCGATTACCAGAAACCGccaaagttttaa